The following coding sequences are from one Leishmania major strain Friedlin complete genome, chromosome 36 window:
- a CDS encoding putative glutathione peroxidase — MASVFTYSAVQNGKTVVLQKYSGYATLIVNVASRCSLASTNIEMLNEVQQAYGSRRFTVLAFPCAQFANQEPLNNTEIAQWCEDLGLLFPVFDRVNVKGSSADPLFQMLRAQQGAPLWNYTKYLCDRSGVPRRKLEPGCSMDALRQSIECVL; from the coding sequence ATGGCATCCGTCTTCACCTATAGCGCTGTGCAAAATGGCAAGACAGTTGTGTTGCAAAAGTACTCTGGATATGCGACGCTTATCGTGAACGTGGCGTCGCGATGCAGCCTTGCATCCACCAACATCGAGATGCTGAACGAGGTGCAACAGGCGTATGGCTCCCGCAGGTTCACCGTTCTCGCGTTTCCGTGCGCGCAGTTTGCGAATCAAGAGCCGCTCAACAATACCGAAATTGCGCAGTGGTGCGAGGACCTTGGGCTGCTCTTTCCTGTCTTTGATCGGGTCAACGTGAAGGGTTCCTCAGCCGACCCGCTGTTTCAGATGCTACGGGCGCAGCAGGGAGCTCCCCTGTGGAACTACACCAAGTACCTGTGCGACCGCAGCGGTGTGCCGCGCCGTAAGCTGGAGCCTGGCTGCTCCatggatgcgctgcggcagtcCATCGAGTGTGTTTTGTAG
- a CDS encoding putative exosome complex exonuclease rrp41: MSRQKEYVSPAGLRLDGRRPLEARRMDIAFGTLSACDGSCDITLGQSKVCACVFGPRESLHKQEAKHDKGLVTCEVAVAAFAGENRRNPQRRSKLSEDIGAAVVQVARSVILLSQYPNSQIHIYIEVLQQDGNEKIACVNAACLALIDANVAMRDAVCCIDAGILDEHMLIDLTSNELRSQCPVIAAAFTGHDTRNIIWLETASRLPPDSVTRLLKCAEEGATKLFEATMRKALEEHAKKILTLQN; this comes from the coding sequence ATGTCTCGCCAAAAGGAGTACGTCAGCCCAGCGGGTCTTCGCCTGGACGGCCGTCGCCCGCTGGAGGCACGGCGCATGGACATCGCATTCGGCACGCTTTCCGCCTGCGACGGCAGTTGCGACATCACGCTTGGGCAGTCAAaagtgtgcgcatgcgtctTTGGGCCGCGAGAGTCGCTCCACAAGCAGGAGGCAAAGCACGATAAGGGGCTCGTCACGTGCGAAGTGGCAGTCGCCGCTTTTGCTGGAGAAAACCGTCGCAATCCGCAGAGGCGTAGCAAGCTCTCGGAGgacatcggcgccgctgtggtgcAAGTGGCCCGCTCcgtcatcctcctctcccagTATCCCAACTCGCAGATCCACATTTACATTGAGGTCCTTCAGCAGGACGGGAACGAGAAAATCGCGTGCGTCAACGCGGCGTGCCTCGCCCTAATCGACGCAAACGTTGCCATGCGGGACGCGGTGTGCTGCATCGATGCAGGGATTCTGGATGAGCACATGCTGATAGACTTGACAAGCAACGAGTTGCGCTCTCAGTGCCCAGTGATTGCGGCAGCATTCACGGGACACGACACGCGGAACATCATTTGGCTGgagacggcgtcgcggctACCTCCAGACTCGGTGACGCGGCTGCTCAAGTgcgcggaggagggtgcCACGAAGCTCTTTGAGGCCACAATGCGAAAGGCGCTGGAGGAACATGCCAAGAAGATCTTGACACTACAGAACTAG
- a CDS encoding clathrin coat assembly protein-like protein, which yields MLSVLMFLNSRGDVVLSRTFRAGNSVRSLAETFCSEIISTKQVDRCPVNIVKHICFIHLKLTELYVVMVSDSNVNCLMCLQYGARLLQHIQNDYEGLDEKRIKENFVALQGIIDESMDFGYPILTDAEAIKEFITKDGVDAAVLKNTRESERIADRMTGETPWRVEGLAYRVNEVFVDVFEDVNLLLSQTGETLQSSVLGRVVMNNFLSGMPECQLHWNAKVMSHGIGEAAESHGAGGIEEVVPLASISFHNCVRLKVSGEERRLTFVPPDGKFTLMTYRSSVNVHPPMKVLSAKAREISKTRTEVEFTLRSDTPAGRVAKDVQVSVACPDNTATAEVKVGHGKAKYDPVSHAIVWKLPEVKSGEEIAFFAEIRQITPTENTELLWTKPPIRIAFQCVSLSLTGLRINELVVKEPTLMYTASKWIRYTVMAGDYQCRI from the coding sequence ATGTTATCAGTTTTGATGTTCTTGAACTCCCGCGGAGACGTGGTGCTCTCGCGGACGTTTCGGGCAGGAAACTCTGTGCGGTCGCTAGCCGAAACCTTCTGCAGTGAGATCATCTCTACAAAGCAGGTTGACCGTTGCCCTGTCAACATTGTGAAACACATATGCTTCATTCACCTTAAGCTGACGGAGCTGTACGTCGTGATGGTGTCCGACTCGAATGTCAACTGCCTCATGTGTCTACAGTATggtgcacggctgctgcagcacatccaAAATGACTACGAGGGATTGGACGAAAAGCGGATCAAGGAGAACTTCGTTGCTCTGCAGGGCATCATCGATGAGTCGATGGACTTCGGATACCCCATTCTGACGGACGCAGAGGCAATAAAGGAATTTATCACGAAAGATGGCGTGGATGCTGCCGTTCTGAAGAACACTCGCGAATCGGAGCGCATCGCGGATAGGATGACGGGCGAAACGCCGTGGCGGGTAGAGGGTCTTGCGTACCGTGTGAACGAGGTGTTCGTTGACGTGTTTGAAGATGTGAATCTGCTGCTCTCCCAAACAGGAGAGACGCTGCAGAGCAGCGTGTTAGGGCGCGTGGTGATGAACAACTTCCTCTCCGGGATGCCGGAGTGCCAGCTGCACTGGAACGCGAAAGTGATGAGTCACGGTAtcggcgaggcggccgagaGCCATGGTGCTGGTGGTATAGAAGAGGTGGTTCCCTTGGCAAGCATCTCCTTTCACAACTGCGTCCGCCTCAAAGTTTCTGGTGAAGAACGCCGGCTCACCTTTGTGCCGCCGGATGGAAAGTTCACACTCATGACGTACCGCTCCAGTGTGAACGTGCATCCACCGATGAAGGTGCTGTCGGCCAAGGCACGAGAGATCTCGAAGACACGCACGGAGGTCGAGTTCACACTACGCTCAGACACCCCAGCTGGTCGGGTTGCCAAAGATGTCCAGGTGAGCGTCGCCTGTCCGGACAATACAGCTACTGCTGAGGTGAAGGTGGGGCATGGCAAAGCCAAATATGACCCCGTAAGCCACGCCATCGTTTGGAAGCTGCCGGAGGTGAAGAGTGGGGAAGAAATCGCTTTCTTCGCAGAGATCCGCCAGATTACCCCGACGGAGAACACGGAGTTGCTGTGGACGAAGCCGCCTATCCGCATCGCGTTTCAGTGTGTGTCCCTGTCGCTTACAGGCTTGCGCATCAATGAGCTAGTCGTCAAGGAGCCAACGTTGATGTACACGGCAAGCAAATGGATTCGCTACACCGTCATGGCGGGTGATTACCAGTGCCGCATATAG
- a CDS encoding putative pre-mRNA branch site protein p14: MRVARFRLSVCQRAHTRRSCLQCLLLGLTILLKQPPPPLLAFFLYSASVVCSHVSPSNASVHAAAMPDERILLVTGIPSKQCTSEYLYSLFGAYGGIQQIRIGSSSITKGCAIVVYEQCEAANNAVGALNEYALSKDRVLRVSVYEEERDKKALERRKRKREMQAEYKKHIADVAHAANEPKE, translated from the coding sequence ATGCGGGTCGCTCGTTTTCGCCTCTCGGTCTGCcagcgtgcacacacgcgccgcagctgcctgCAATGCCTACTCTTGGGTCTCACGATTCTACTGAAGcagcctccccctcccctacttgctttttttttgtattcTGCCTCTGTGGTGTGTTCTCACGTTAGTCCAAGCAACGCGAGCGTCCACGCCGCAGCCATGCCGGATGAGCGCATCCTGCTTGTGACCGGTATTCCCTCAAAGCAATGCACCAGTGAGTACCTGTACTCCCTCTTTGGCGCCTACGGGGGTATTCAGCAAATCCGTATCGGGTCATCCTCCATCACGAAGGGCTGCGCCATTGTCGTGTACGAGCAATGTGAGGCCGCAAATAATGCAGTCGGCGCGCTCAACGAGTACGCTCTCAGCAAGGACCGCGTGCTTCGAGTGTCTGTGtacgaagaagagagagataAAAAGGCCCTCGAACGGCGGAAGCGGAAGCGGGAGATGCAGGCGGAATACAAGAAACACATTGCCGACGTCGCGCATGCCGCTAATGAGCCGAAGGAGTGA
- a CDS encoding cullin-like protein has translation MSSLVSSRKRMAEYSTFSDKWSIIEETIRCIFKKEVSKNSFQRIHHSVFQLCQAHYGSLVLVQLEEQFFAQVSIIVNRIDGSSTYVADFLREWQDYNDSVSHISNILLYFNKNYMYACHHSSIEHLGERIFCSSTLGNPEVSTCLIASIKQLIHVPAAESTIRDIGQELYTAEGSKYFARCMETPFVDAMVDKYVVQGEQQKQALTTSGYLQWVQNVVCTESHKYADTFFYILLDKLTSALYSSLVLSDPSSVNEMLMGPTGLVHMLEEWDVASISTFVQVFCAMKREKDVTDIIAHVLKEKCEDIINDRDTSVFPFPGVQKMLQLIERAKALDSLFPSEEGHSQSPFLRVIRNVLGNDTRFMETLSVYYDNGIRQGKDDIVSTVGNNVLTILQLTPDLEAFEVAFRSHLAVRLIYAKPHAVNMECLFIDRLFNIYGSSVVNRFQKMVEDIRSATAAQEKLIADMKTKRISPPLEFNVLVLTSGLWPQYTNIPLSIPQSMEACKRVFQEYYRRRHNGRKLVFQMSLGSIAFQLCHGDRTYHVSAHTHFVNSIMALNSDENLSVAVVAQQGALSCDEVLTQFNTLCHVGLAERNGTEFRFNRNFYSSKPKVKVSAGVQKSAHDGGSASAATRKGMDGARTMSLDATIVKLLKEHNSMDYQTLCGAIESELRDVCSPTRTDVKLRIDALIEKGLMTRGESAHCYFYCS, from the coding sequence ATGTCGAGCCTGGTGTCGAGCCGGAAGCGCATGGCAGAGTATTCCACCTTTTCTGACAAGTGGAGCATTATTGAGGAGACCATACGCTGCATTTTTAAAAAAGAGGTCTCAAAGAACTCGTTCCAGAGAATACACCACTCTGTTTTTCAGTTGTGCCAGGCACATTACGGGAGCCTCGTACTGGTGCAGTTGGAAGAACAGTTTTTCGCCCAAGTTTCCATCATCGTCAATCGAATTGATGGCTCTTCAACGTATGTTGCCGATTTCTTGCGTGAGTGGCAAGACTACAATGACTCTGTGAGCCACATCAGCAACATTCTCTTGTACTTCAACAAGAACTATATGTACGCCTGCCATCACTCCTCTATCGAGCATCTTGGCGAGCGTATCTTTTGCTCCTCTACTTTAGGCAATCCTGAAGTCTCTACGTGTCTCATTGCCTCTATCAAGCAGCTGATTCACGTGCCTGCCGCGGAGTCCACGATTCGGGACATTGGCCAGGAATTATACACCGCAGAAGGCAGTAAGTACTTTGCACGTTGCATGGAAACCCCCTTCGTGGATGCAATGGTCGATAAGTATGTCGTGCAAGgggagcagcagaagcaggcTCTCACCACTAGCGGTTATTTGCAGTGGGTACAGAACGTTGTGTGTACCGAGAGCCACAAGTACGCCGATACGTTTTTCTACATTCTACTGGACAAGCTGACAAGCGCATTGTACTCCTCACTCGTTCTCAGCGATCCATCATCTGTAAATGAAATGCTGATGGGGCCGACCGGTTTGGTGCACATGCTGGAGGAGTGGGATGTGGCTAGCATTTCCACTTTTGTGCAGGTTTTCTGTGCGATGAAGCGGGAGAAGGACGTCACTGACATTATTGCACATGTACTGAAAGAGAAATGCGAGGACATCATAAACGATCGAGACACAAGCGTCTTTCCTTTTCCAGGGGTACAAaagatgctgcagctgatTGAGAGGGCAAAAGCGCTTGACAGCCTCTTTCCATCAGAAGAGGGGCATAGTCAGTCACCATTTTTACGCGTTATTCGCAATGTTTTGGGCAATGATACGCGCTTTATGGAAACCCTCTCGGTTTACTACGACAACGGTATCCGGCAAGGCAAGGATGATATTGTGAGCACAGTAGGAAACAATGTTCTTACTATTTTGCAGCTGACGCCTGATCTTGAGGCCTTTGAAGTGGCGTTTCGAAGTCACCTGGCAGTTCGCTTGATTTACGCGAAGCCGCACGCGGTGAATATGGAGTGTCTCTTTATTGACCGCCTTTTCAACATCTACGGGTCAAGTGTGGTGAATCGATTTCAAAAAATGGTAGAGGATATCCGCAGTGCCACAGCTGCGCAGGAAAAACTGATAGCAGACATGAAGACAAAAAGGATATCCCCTCCCCTAGAGTTCAATGTCCTTGTCTTGACAAGCGGTCTGTGGCCGCAGTACACCAACATTCCTCTTAGCATCCCGCAGAGCATGGAAGCGTGCAAGCGCGTTTTTCAGGAGTActaccgccgtcgccacaaTGGTCGGAAGCTCGTGTTTCAGATGAGCTTGGGCTCGATTGCTTTTCAGCTTTGCCATGGTGACAGAACGTACCACGTGTCGGCGCATACTCATTTTGTGAACAGTATCATGGCACTGAACTCGGATGAGAACTTGAGCGTTGCAGTCGTCGCTCAACAAGGCGCGCTCAGTTGTGACGAGGTACTTACTCAGTTCAACACTCTTTGTCACGTTGGTCTTGCCGAGCGCAACGGAACGGAGTTTAGGTTCAATCGTAACTTTTACTCCTCGAAGCCGAAGGTAAAAGTGAGTGCAGGGGTGCAGAAGTCGGCTCACGACGGCGGtagcgcctccgccgccactcgCAAAGGCATGGATGGCGCACGAACAATGAGCCTGGATGCCACCATCGTAAAGCTTCTGAAGGAGCATAACAGTATGGATTACCAAACTTTATGCGGCGCCATCGAAAGTGAGCTGCGGGATGTGTGCTCCCCCACACGAACGGATGTCAAGCTGCGCATAGACGCTTTAATAGAGAAAGGGTTGATGACGCGAGGTGAATCAGCGCACTGCTACTTCTACTGTTCGTGA
- a CDS encoding fibrillarin, which yields MLHPGVFISKAKTDSLCTLNMVPGISVYGEKRIELGATQGGDDKKEYRLWNPYRSKLASAIYAGVSSIHMGPGSKVLYLGGATGTTVSHVSDLVGPEGMVYAVEFSHRVGRDLVEMSKRRPNIVPIVEDARYPMKYRMLVPMVDCIFMDVAQPDQARILALNAQAFLQNGGHYVISIKANCIDSTLEAPVVIASELNKLKKDKLKPLEQVSLEPFERDHAVVVGVYRPVKKSKQ from the coding sequence ATGCTGCATCCTGGCGTGTTCATTTCCAAGGCCAAGACCGACTCTCTTTGCACGCTGAACATGGTGCCCGGTATTTCCGTTTATGGCGAGAAGCGTATCGAGCTGGGTGCAACGCAGGGAGGTGATGATAAGAAGGAGTACCGTCTGTGGAACCCCTACCGCTCGAAGCTGGCCTCCGCCATCTACGCTGGTGTGAGTAGCATTCACATGGGTCCCGGCTCGAAGGTACTGTATCTCGGCGGTGCAACGGGTACCACCGTCAGCCACGTGAGCGACCTTGTGGGTCCGGAGGGCATGGTGTATGCTGTGGAGTTCTCGCACCGTGTAGGCCGCGATTTAGTGGAGATGTCGAAGCGCCGCCCGAATATTGTGCCCATTGTTGAGGATGCCCGCTACCCCATGAAGTACCGCATGCTTGTGCCGATGGTGGATTGCATTTTCATGGATGTCGCCCAGCCAGACCAGGCGCGAATTCTTGCACTCAACGCACAGGCTTTTCTGCAGAACGGTGGTCACTATGTGATCTCTATCAAGGCTAACTGCATCGACTCTACCCTGGAGGCCCCTGTAGTGATCGCGTCTGAGCTGAACAAGCTGAAGAAGGACAAGCTGAAGCCACTGGAGCAAGTGTCTCTTGAGCCGTTCGAGCGCGATCACGCTGTAGTTGTTGGCGTGTACCGCCCTGTCAAGAAGTCGAAGCAATGA
- a CDS encoding putative lipoate protein ligase: protein MKAFFIGKREYRRVLSLQETIFNAKIARQVSVRRGASKLPLLPDVVILVEHSTPVYTIGRRDTTHGLPPHCSIDVVKTRRGGGITYHGPGQLTMYPIANIQLLWKDCTAEKPRSPIEWFSWALEEAMIQTAAMYHIPTHRFKTGVWADQYKDIPAQKLGAVGLQLGSWVSMHGAGLNVASDLHFFDDIIMCELPDRRATSLSNEMQHRGVAESPPLVQATAPVLLQKFIESLHQQPSCAAPQLVDLSADADWHERVIDTAGISTP, encoded by the coding sequence ATGAAGGCATTTTTCATCGGCAAACGCGAGTACCGGCGTGTGCTGAGCCTACAAGAAACGATATTTAACGCCAAGATCGCTCGACAAGTGagtgtgcgccgcggcgcgtcgAAGCTGCCGCTCTTGCCGGACGTCGTGATCCTAGTGGAACACAGCACCCCTGTGTACACCATAGGTCGACGTGACACGACTCACGGACTTCCGCCGCACTGCAGCATCGACGTCGTCAAGacgcggcgaggcggcggtatCACCTATCACGGCCCTGGACAGCTCACCATGTACCCAATCGCCAACATCCAACTTCTGTGGAAAGATTGCACAGCGGAGAAGCCACGCTCGCCGATTGAGTGGTTCAGCTGGGCACTGGAAGAGGCAATGATTCAGACAGCTGCAATGTACCACATACCAACACATCGTTTCAAGACTGGGGTTTGGGCTGACCAGTACAAAGACATCCCAGCGCAGAagctcggcgccgtcgggCTACAGCTGGGGAGTTGGGTTTCCATGCATGGAGCCGGCCTCAACGTCGCAAGCGACCTACACTTCTTCGACGACATAATTATGTGTGAGCTGCCGGACCGGCGCGCCACATCACTCAGCAACGAAatgcagcaccgcggcgtcgccgagtcgccaccgctggtgcAGGCAACGGCGCCAGTTCTGTTGCAAAAGTTCATCGAGAGCCTTCACCAGCAGCcgagctgcgctgcgccgcagctggtGGACTTGTCCGCGGATGCGGACTGGCACGAGCGCGTAATAGACACTGCAGGCATTTCAACGCCCTGA
- a CDS encoding putative ATP synthase has protein sequence MSEARQIQSMIDFIEREAQEKAEELEAAAQEEYDVEKMRLVEAEKAKIRAMAEKKLKQVDVDRRVARANYSKVQRMRVMEERARTMEKLHEQTRQKIVAMVNNPPQYKPMLVRLIHQSLMSIRTDAVVQCRKEDEAEVVRSIPELERWYKEKTGATISIQTSKTYLDTAEAWGGVVVKSTDGRVVCNNTLSYRTKTCFDEQLPTVRFHLFNPDAPL, from the coding sequence ATGAGCGAGGCACGCCAAATTCAGTCGATGATCGACTTCATTGAGCGCGAGGCTCAAGAAAAGGCCGAGGAgctcgaggcggcggcgcaggaggagtATGACGTGGAGAAGATGCGCCTGGTCGAAgcagagaaggcgaagaTCCGCGCCATGGCGGAGAAGAAACTCAAGCAGGTTGATGTGGACCGCCGTGTGGCTCGTGCCAACTACTCGAaggtgcagcgcatgcgcgtcaTGGAGGAGCGAGCGAGGACTATGGAGAAGCTGCACGAGCAGACGCGCCAGAAGATTGTGGCTATGGTCAACAACCCGCCCCAGTACAAGCCGATGCTGGTGCGTCTCATCCACCAGTCCCTCATGTCCATCCGCACGGACGCTGTCGTACAGTGCCGcaaggaggacgaggccgaGGTCGTACGCAGTATTCCGGAGCTGGAGCGGTGGTACAAGGAGAAGACCGGCGCCACCATCTCGATTCAGACGAGCAAGACCTACCTCGACACAGCCGAGGCGTGGGGCGGCGTAGTGGTGAAGTCAACCGACGGCCGCGTCGTGTGCAACAACACGTTGTCCTACCGCACCAAGACGTGCTTCGATGAGCAGCTGCCCACGGTGCGCTTCCACCTCTTCAACCCCGACGCGCCACTGTAA
- the CYP10 gene encoding putative cyclophilin 10, which translates to MRVWVLAPHSLPPASFRPIFEARPPSSPTHSFHLLPTPIYLYITCTDAVDLYVCAVTSLLAEWTTTMFARSTIRWAAGAGHAFMDIAIGSQPPHRVTFELFTKRCPIASENFLKLCTGENVLPQVSSIDGIGEPSFRDQFLPQLTYRNTTVHRVCKGYLVQGGDIVSGQGTGQLSIYGESFDAPEEVKASKFDRMGLLGTAVSAPHLNGSQFFILTADKAPHLNGTCICFGRVVDGWTVVKAIEAIPLTAAGEPAERVVVVECGKL; encoded by the coding sequence ATGCGTGTCTGGGTTCTCGCTCCGCAttctctccctcctgccTCGTTTCGCCCCATCTTTGAGGCACGGCCGCCATCCTCGCCTACTCACTCCTTTCACCTCCTACCCACACCCATTTATTTGTACATCACGTGTACGGATGCTGTTGATTTATAcgtctgcgccgtcaccTCACTGCTGGCAGAGTGGACGACGACAATGTTTGCGCGATCTACCATCCGATGGGCGGCTGGGGCGGGGCACGCGTTCATGGACATCGCCATTGGCAGCCAGCCCCCGCACCGTGTGACCTTCGAGCTCTTCACGAAGAGGTGCCCTATTGCCTCGGAGAACTTTCTGAAGCTGTGCACAGGTGAAAatgtgctgccgcaggtctCCAGCATTGACGGGATCGGTGAGCCGTCCTTCCGAGACCAGTTTCTGCCCCAGTTGACGTACCGCAACACGACGGTGCACCGCGTGTGCAAAGGCTATCTCGTGCAAGGAGGCGATATCGTGTCTGGTCAAGGGACGGGTCAGCTTTCCATCTACGGTGAATCCTTTGATGCGCCGGAAGAGGTGAAAGCGTCCAAGTTCGATCGAATGGGTCTCTTAGGTACCGCCGTAAGTGCGCCGCACCTGAATGGGTCGCAGTTTTTCATCCTGACAGCTGACAAGGCACCGCACCTGAACGGCACGTGCATCTGTTTCGGCCGCGTCGTGGACGGCTGGACTGTGGTGAAGGCCATCGAAGCCATCCCGCTGACGGCCGCCGGCGAGCCAGCGGAGCGAGTTGTAGTGGTCGAGTGCGGCAAGCTCTAA
- a CDS encoding putative ADP-ribosylation factor GTPase activating protein translates to MNIRQRKSERHKEVLRKLSQNGGNKNCFDCGMRGPLYVVSDFGILVCSGCSAVHRSFQHKVKGITMSEFTDDEIARFSVSGNDRARKVWLSTFHDQLPRSGNVMALKDHVHVVFEERRFWSAQELSALQDSWEHAQGQPSHAPPSLSVTRPAESPLASVPEAPTAQPGPAAAPTSPVRPPQEDAFDNLFSAPVQPSSTPQPTAHAAAPPLPPMTTSHAPTPPAPQQPATVTSIVADLFAGVPPPVVQPAGGYSAPHPQQQQQKQSMGYPTDGGMYNFTQDPQSSMMAPTQLQSSQLPSQQQQPQPFTWGQPVPAQLQQQQQQQHMIGLLGSSGTVAPYATPAQSQSYNFKNGAPGAAAYPSANGAPAQAYQPSPFASNPPPPQEGGGASFIPNHNRIVVLSVTKQQNDGPQNPQPQWQ, encoded by the coding sequence ATGAATATTCGACAGCGCAAGTCGGAGCGGCacaaggaggtgctgcggaaACTCAGCCAGAATGGCGGCAACAAGAACTGCTTTGATTGCGGCATGCGAGGTCCGCTCTACGTGGTGTCGGATTTCGGCATTCTTGTCTGCTCCGGCTGCAGTGCTGTGCATCGCTCCTTTCAGCACAAAGTGAAGGGTATCACAATGAGTGAGTTTACGGATGACGAGATCGCCCGCTTCTCCGTATCTGGTAACGACCGGGCCCGCAAGGTATGGCTGAGCACCTTTCACGACCAGCTCCCTCGCTCCGGTAACGTGATGGCGCTGAAGGACCACGTGCACGTGGTTTTTGAAGAGCGGCGGTTTTGGAGTGCGCAGGAGCTGTCCGCTTTGCAAGACTCGTGGGAGCACGCACAGGGACAGCCTTCACATGCGCCGCCATCTTTGTCGGTGACAAGACCTGCAGAGTCCCCCCTCGCTTCAGTTCCAGAGGCACCCACGGCGCAGCCCggacccgctgctgctccaacGAGTCCCGTGCGTCCGCCACAAGAGGATGCCTTCGATAACCTGTTCTCTGCACCAGTGCAGCCTTCGTCTACACCGCAACCCACAGcgcatgcagcagcaccaccactaccaccaaTGACTACCTCGCACGCCCctactcctccagcgccgcagcagcccgcaACAGTGACCAGTATCGTGGCTGATTTGTTTGCTGgagtgccgccgccagtcGTGCAGCCAGCAGGTGGATATAGCGCCCCTCATccacagcaacaacagcaaaagcAGTCGATGGGCTATCCTACTGATGGCGGCATGTACAACTTCACTCAAGACCCCCAGAGCAGCATGATGGCACCTACGCAACTGCAGTCCTCACAGCTGCcgtcccagcagcagcaaccgcagCCGTTCACTTGGGGTCAACCCGTGCCGGCACAGctgcaacagcaacagcaacagcagcataTGATAGGGTTGCTCGGCTCTTCCGGGACCGTGGCCCCGTACGCTACGCCCGCCCAGTCACAGAGCTACAACTTCAAGAACGGCGCAccaggcgccgccgcctacCCCTCCGCGAACGGTGCACCGGCCCAGGCCTACCAGCCGTCGCCTTTTGCGAGCaatccgccgcctccgcaggAAGGTGGGGGCGCGTCTTTCATCCCCAACCACAATCGCATCGTCGTCTTGTCCGTGACGAAGCAGCAGAACGACGGACCGCAGAACCCTCAGCCGCAGTGGCAGTGA